The Rhodohalobacter sp. SW132 genome includes a region encoding these proteins:
- a CDS encoding discoidin domain-containing protein translates to MRKLLLSFVIVLSSSMNFLLAQSIDRVSIGGEQKFASGGNIAWVNFARDIGPGETRLDLFEEIFREVNENGGNMMRIWLHTNGTNTPQFNGMDVSGPGEGAIEDLRDILDLAYFYDVSLMLCLWSFDMLQAGQMNDQQLERNRGLLTDNDRLQTYIDNSLIPMVDSLHGHPAISSWEIFNEPEGMSTQFGWTPSRVDMSDIQNFVNRTAGAIKRTAPDAFVTNGSWNIRASSDIGSWTNYYRDDRLIAAGGDEDGVLDFYGIHYYKHFPQSQSPFHNDASHWELDKPIVVGEFYMSDPRRDGDADSMYGVHWSDLFEELYDRGYAGALGWQWFDWWAERTDMEGVDGTLSWPRMLENMNTMRDLYPDDILISFDGIRMIFNAFPEGIEEGGSSTLSWEVRGAESVTLNGDPVQPIDSLVASPEVTTEYTLIATDEHGETEAKTVTITVLDPEAVNRAFQKPASASSIENNQHLADYATDGDYSTRWSSLYQDNEWLMVDLQVSYDIHNIKLYWEAAHAASYTIDVSFDGFNWQTIFEENNSDGGLDSLFFEQPAPARFVRMNGVERATEWGFSLYELEVYGLESEHQPPQIAISSPLEEDYLEAGLVTQLTADLQPGTSDEISVAFYINDELFDTVTEPPFTTEWTPSEDGIASLHAVATDEQFNIRSESVELTISPESEFILLEAENSTLAGDTEIMSHSEASSGEFVRLEADGSLTWSDIEVNENGNYRLEIGFRLPFESPKSQVLFVNDSEIGEIEFAGQENAWLTEDMNINLESGLNTIRIESSWGYMDFDYIEIRGQNLLTSAGNNEELAAEYHLGQNYPNPFNPSTVIPFSIANPSHVQLDVFDIVGRRVATLLNEPLSSGSHEVRFDAGSFSSGVYFFRIQAGSFTKVNRMVLLK, encoded by the coding sequence ATGAGAAAACTTCTACTATCTTTTGTGATTGTACTCTCTTCTTCCATGAATTTCCTTTTGGCTCAGTCCATCGACCGGGTTTCGATTGGAGGTGAACAAAAATTTGCGAGTGGCGGCAATATTGCCTGGGTGAATTTTGCCCGGGATATCGGGCCCGGTGAAACCCGTCTCGATCTGTTTGAAGAGATATTCCGTGAAGTGAATGAAAACGGCGGTAATATGATGCGGATCTGGCTTCATACAAACGGAACCAACACACCGCAGTTCAACGGAATGGATGTTTCAGGGCCCGGAGAAGGTGCAATCGAGGACCTGCGTGACATTCTTGATCTCGCTTACTTCTACGACGTTAGCCTGATGCTCTGCCTCTGGAGTTTCGATATGCTTCAGGCGGGACAGATGAACGATCAACAGCTCGAGAGAAACAGGGGGCTTCTTACCGATAACGACAGACTGCAAACCTATATCGACAACTCTCTTATCCCGATGGTTGACTCCCTCCACGGGCATCCCGCTATTTCCAGCTGGGAGATTTTCAATGAGCCGGAAGGGATGAGCACACAATTTGGCTGGACGCCATCACGCGTCGATATGTCCGACATCCAAAATTTCGTCAACCGTACAGCCGGAGCGATCAAACGAACCGCACCCGATGCTTTTGTTACCAATGGTTCCTGGAATATTCGTGCGTCAAGCGACATCGGCTCCTGGACCAACTACTACCGTGATGATCGACTGATTGCGGCCGGCGGTGATGAGGACGGTGTACTCGATTTTTATGGAATTCACTACTACAAACATTTCCCGCAGTCGCAATCCCCCTTTCACAACGATGCATCTCACTGGGAGCTTGATAAGCCGATTGTAGTGGGCGAATTTTACATGAGTGACCCCCGGCGTGATGGCGATGCAGACAGTATGTATGGCGTACACTGGTCTGATCTATTCGAAGAACTCTACGATCGCGGCTATGCTGGTGCACTCGGGTGGCAGTGGTTCGACTGGTGGGCCGAACGGACCGATATGGAGGGCGTTGACGGTACTCTCAGCTGGCCGCGAATGCTCGAGAACATGAATACCATGCGCGATCTCTACCCTGATGATATCCTCATTTCTTTTGATGGGATCCGCATGATATTTAACGCTTTTCCGGAGGGAATTGAAGAGGGCGGCAGCAGCACACTTTCCTGGGAGGTACGCGGTGCAGAAAGTGTAACGCTGAACGGAGATCCGGTTCAGCCGATCGATTCACTTGTAGCATCACCGGAAGTAACAACTGAATACACGCTGATCGCAACGGATGAGCATGGTGAAACTGAAGCGAAAACTGTTACCATTACCGTTCTTGATCCCGAAGCGGTAAACCGTGCTTTCCAGAAACCCGCCTCGGCATCCAGTATTGAAAACAACCAGCACCTGGCAGACTATGCAACTGATGGAGATTATTCCACCCGGTGGAGCAGCCTTTATCAGGATAATGAATGGCTGATGGTAGACTTACAGGTATCTTACGATATCCATAATATCAAACTCTATTGGGAAGCAGCACATGCCGCCTCTTACACTATCGATGTATCATTCGATGGATTTAACTGGCAGACCATTTTTGAGGAAAACAACAGCGACGGAGGGCTCGACTCTCTTTTTTTTGAGCAGCCCGCTCCGGCCCGTTTTGTACGGATGAACGGAGTGGAGCGGGCAACGGAATGGGGATTCTCACTGTACGAACTTGAAGTATACGGACTCGAATCAGAACATCAGCCCCCGCAAATTGCAATCTCCTCACCTCTTGAAGAGGACTACCTTGAAGCCGGCTTAGTAACACAACTAACGGCTGACCTCCAGCCCGGCACATCCGATGAAATCTCTGTTGCTTTTTATATCAATGATGAACTGTTTGATACGGTTACCGAACCTCCCTTCACCACCGAGTGGACTCCATCTGAGGATGGAATCGCATCACTGCATGCCGTTGCTACTGATGAGCAGTTTAACATCCGATCTGAATCGGTTGAACTCACGATAAGTCCGGAATCGGAGTTTATTTTACTGGAAGCAGAGAATAGTACTTTGGCAGGTGATACAGAAATAATGTCCCACAGCGAGGCGAGCAGCGGAGAATTTGTTCGGCTTGAAGCGGACGGGTCCCTCACCTGGAGTGATATTGAAGTAAATGAAAATGGTAATTACCGTCTTGAGATCGGGTTTCGCCTGCCATTTGAATCGCCAAAAAGCCAGGTTCTTTTTGTGAATGATAGCGAAATCGGAGAAATCGAGTTTGCGGGACAGGAGAATGCCTGGCTTACAGAAGACATGAATATCAACCTTGAAAGCGGCCTGAACACTATCCGGATCGAAAGCAGCTGGGGCTACATGGATTTTGATTACATCGAAATTCGCGGTCAGAATTTGCTCACCAGTGCGGGCAACAACGAAGAACTCGCGGCAGAATATCACCTTGGTCAGAACTACCCCAACCCGTTCAACCCCTCCACCGTCATACCATTTTCAATCGCCAACCCATCACACGTGCAGCTTGATGTTTTTGACATCGTTGGGCGCAGAGTTGCCACCCTTCTGAATGAGCCGCTTTCATCAGGTTCGCATGAAGTCCGGTTTGATGCGGGAAGCTTTTCAAGCGGTGTCTACTTTTTCCGAATTCAAGCGGGCAGTTTTACCAAGGTGAACCGTATGGTTTTGTTGAAGTAG
- a CDS encoding glycoside hydrolase family 26 protein yields MKQITLLLFLFLLSSCAMEGEAPLTTFTPTDHNATEETRTLFTSLDAIRHQHVLFGHQDDLAYGYSWINEPGRSDVLETAGSYPAVYGWELGDLEYGNQENLDGVNFENMKQWIKEGYSRGGVITIGWHMNNPVTGGDAWDTEGDAVPTILPGGENHEMFKGWLDTFADFLNDLTVTAENGESHPVPILFRPFHEHNGSWFWWGQDLTTTEDFVALWRFTVEYLRDEKGLNNLLYSYSPDVFDSKEAYLERYPGDDYVDIFGYDDYHSIRSADTQETFINRLEMLVEMAEERNKIPAMTETGYEAIPDPDWWTETLLAGINANETTRRIAYVLVWRNANHEHDRPDHYYAPYSGHPSEGNFREFREHDLILFEDDLPNLYSLEMER; encoded by the coding sequence ATGAAACAGATTACACTGCTGCTTTTCTTATTTCTTCTTTCATCCTGTGCAATGGAAGGCGAAGCGCCATTAACCACATTCACGCCGACAGATCACAACGCTACTGAAGAAACCCGCACCCTGTTTACAAGCCTCGATGCGATCCGTCATCAGCATGTTCTGTTTGGGCACCAGGATGATCTTGCCTACGGCTACAGCTGGATCAATGAGCCGGGCCGTTCGGATGTGCTGGAAACTGCCGGATCCTACCCTGCCGTATATGGCTGGGAACTGGGCGACCTGGAGTATGGTAACCAGGAAAATCTGGACGGGGTGAACTTTGAAAATATGAAGCAGTGGATTAAAGAGGGATACAGCCGGGGCGGTGTCATTACAATCGGTTGGCACATGAACAACCCCGTTACCGGCGGCGATGCGTGGGATACTGAAGGAGATGCTGTTCCAACTATTCTGCCCGGCGGTGAAAACCACGAAATGTTTAAAGGGTGGCTCGACACGTTTGCCGACTTCTTGAATGACCTTACCGTGACAGCTGAGAACGGAGAGTCTCATCCTGTGCCGATCCTGTTCCGCCCTTTTCACGAACACAACGGTAGCTGGTTCTGGTGGGGACAAGATCTGACCACAACCGAAGATTTTGTCGCACTTTGGAGATTTACTGTAGAGTATCTCCGGGATGAAAAAGGACTAAACAACCTGCTCTACAGCTACTCCCCTGATGTTTTTGATTCAAAAGAAGCGTACCTGGAGCGGTACCCGGGAGATGATTACGTCGATATTTTTGGGTACGACGACTACCACAGCATTCGCTCAGCGGATACGCAGGAGACATTTATTAACCGACTTGAGATGCTGGTGGAAATGGCTGAAGAGCGAAACAAAATTCCCGCGATGACCGAAACCGGCTATGAAGCGATACCGGACCCCGACTGGTGGACCGAAACGCTGCTTGCCGGTATCAACGCAAATGAAACCACCCGGAGAATTGCGTACGTGCTGGTCTGGAGAAACGCCAACCACGAGCATGACCGTCCCGATCACTACTACGCACCATATTCGGGCCATCCGAGCGAGGGAAATTTCCGAGAGTTCCGCGAGCATGATCTGATTCTGTTTGAAGATGATCTGCCCAATCTCTATTCATTGGAGATGGAGCGTTGA
- a CDS encoding outer membrane protein, with product MKRTLFVLFSGILFLPLFLTDTADAQWSIGASYEVRDEDPTNGFGVRLERSVLSSVPIVDLGIRAHFSYFNETNSLTTSGATIERDFESLDFGFAGTGEVSVGLVSPYVGLGIGWDNSSLEYSENISESSFDVREEFDTTDFYWNAFVGARVSIIPMVSPFIEYRFSQVSGREDVNLDNINRLALGVSLRF from the coding sequence ATGAAACGCACACTATTTGTTCTATTCTCCGGAATTCTGTTTTTACCCCTTTTTTTAACCGATACGGCAGACGCACAATGGTCGATCGGAGCCTCGTATGAAGTAAGGGATGAAGATCCCACCAATGGATTTGGTGTCCGGCTGGAACGATCGGTCCTTTCATCTGTACCAATTGTAGATCTCGGTATACGGGCTCACTTCAGTTATTTTAATGAAACCAATTCGCTAACTACAAGCGGTGCTACCATTGAAAGAGATTTTGAATCTCTTGATTTTGGTTTTGCCGGAACAGGAGAAGTCTCTGTAGGTCTTGTGAGTCCTTATGTTGGGCTTGGAATTGGCTGGGATAACTCGAGCCTGGAATATTCTGAAAATATCAGTGAGTCATCATTTGATGTGAGAGAGGAATTTGATACTACCGATTTTTACTGGAACGCATTTGTCGGTGCGCGTGTATCGATTATTCCGATGGTGAGCCCGTTCATTGAATACCGGTTTTCTCAGGTTTCCGGGCGGGAGGATGTGAACCTCGATAACATCAACAGGCTGGCGCTTGGGGTTTCCTTGCGTTTCTGA
- a CDS encoding ROK family transcriptional regulator: protein MLQGTNLQYANSFNIRIVIEAIRLYGPVSRGEVAKRTRLTAQTVTNITKKLMKGNLIVEGDRVQEGRGAPSILLSLNKDAAFSIGLDLDKDHLTGVLIDLDGNMRQRTVRNLKFPKSDEGMAMMEEIVNELLEKEGVAREKIWGVGVGLPGPMVISEGTILKSVVNPQFLPGWDNVPVVKMLQEKLELPVYLENNASAAAIGERWYGAGKHINNFFYIYIGAGLGGGLFINGQLHSGFTGNAGEIGYYPIDRNGIENGKDYKPHLGEYYNLALLYEKLEKEGIDIQSLDDLKNLYEAGNQTIIQWFELAAEQLLPVLLSIEYLIDPEVIFIGGRLPEIILVDLLEIISEKLPELRIAGKLGNPDIRKSTAGLDAGALGVATLPLYATFAPIPKFVMDQSVDKIRNFTKSKN, encoded by the coding sequence ATGCTCCAGGGAACCAATTTACAGTATGCAAACTCATTCAATATTCGGATTGTTATCGAGGCGATCCGGTTATATGGCCCGGTCAGCCGCGGAGAAGTGGCAAAGCGAACACGGCTTACGGCACAGACGGTTACCAATATCACAAAAAAGCTAATGAAGGGTAACCTGATTGTGGAGGGAGACCGTGTGCAGGAGGGGCGCGGAGCACCATCTATATTGCTGAGCCTGAATAAAGATGCGGCATTCTCGATCGGCCTGGATCTTGATAAAGATCACCTCACGGGAGTTTTGATAGATCTGGATGGTAATATGCGTCAGCGTACCGTGCGAAATCTGAAATTTCCAAAATCAGATGAGGGGATGGCAATGATGGAGGAAATTGTAAATGAGTTATTGGAGAAAGAAGGAGTTGCCAGGGAAAAGATCTGGGGTGTTGGCGTGGGTTTGCCCGGCCCGATGGTAATCAGTGAAGGGACGATTCTTAAAAGTGTTGTTAATCCGCAATTTCTGCCCGGGTGGGATAATGTTCCGGTTGTGAAAATGTTGCAGGAGAAACTCGAACTTCCCGTATATCTCGAAAATAATGCATCCGCTGCAGCGATTGGGGAGCGGTGGTACGGTGCCGGGAAACATATCAACAACTTTTTTTATATTTATATCGGTGCGGGACTTGGCGGCGGGCTTTTTATTAACGGCCAGCTCCATTCTGGTTTTACGGGAAATGCCGGCGAAATCGGGTATTACCCGATCGATCGTAATGGCATTGAAAACGGGAAGGATTATAAACCACACCTTGGGGAGTATTATAACCTTGCACTTCTGTATGAAAAACTTGAAAAAGAAGGGATTGATATTCAGTCGCTCGACGACCTTAAAAACCTCTATGAAGCCGGGAATCAAACGATCATACAATGGTTTGAACTCGCGGCGGAACAACTCCTGCCGGTTCTGCTCTCCATTGAATACCTGATCGATCCGGAGGTTATTTTTATAGGAGGACGGCTACCCGAAATAATCCTTGTAGATCTACTGGAAATCATATCTGAAAAACTGCCTGAATTGAGAATTGCCGGTAAACTCGGGAATCCCGACATCCGAAAATCAACAGCTGGTCTGGATGCCGGAGCCCTTGGCGTAGCAACTTTACCTCTTTATGCAACATTTGCACCGATACCGAAGTTTGTAATGGACCAAAGCGTGGATAAAATCAGAAATTTCACGAAATCGAAAAACTAA